Proteins encoded by one window of Oxobacter pfennigii:
- a CDS encoding YkgJ family cysteine cluster protein: MLKPSEVKKAAKAIEADNIRFRSFLKNHADEEELDKQFLALHNELFADYDCRKCRNCCKMYKGTFQEDELEKAAGYMNITTDQFKDFFLELDEIGYSYKTRHRPCDFLDEDGDCKLGDMKPESCKTYPYTNQPERLWSLYSMLNVVEVCPAAFEIFERLKKVYGFKSRQRY, encoded by the coding sequence ATGCTGAAACCGAGTGAAGTTAAAAAAGCAGCAAAGGCTATAGAGGCTGACAATATCAGATTTCGTTCCTTCCTGAAGAATCATGCCGATGAAGAGGAACTGGATAAGCAGTTTCTGGCATTACATAATGAACTGTTTGCTGATTATGACTGCAGAAAATGCAGAAACTGCTGCAAAATGTATAAAGGAACATTTCAAGAAGATGAACTGGAAAAAGCGGCGGGATACATGAATATAACAACCGACCAGTTTAAAGATTTCTTTCTGGAATTGGACGAAATAGGATACAGCTATAAAACCAGACACAGGCCATGTGATTTTTTGGATGAAGACGGAGATTGTAAACTGGGTGATATGAAACCTGAAAGCTGTAAGACTTATCCGTATACAAATCAGCCGGAAAGGTTATGGAGTCTTTACAGTATGTTGAATGTGGTTGAAGTATGCCCGGCAGCCTTTGAGATATTTGAAAGATTAAAAAAAGTTTATGGATTTAAAAGCAGACAGAGATATTGA
- a CDS encoding zinc ribbon domain-containing protein: MIKYLLGNLLVCGDCGVPYRRRTERGKVVWRCATRSEKGKDACHNSPTADEGWI, from the coding sequence ATGATTAAATACCTTCTGGGGAATTTGCTTGTATGCGGTGATTGCGGAGTGCCTTATCGGAGAAGGACTGAACGCGGTAAGGTGGTCTGGCGCTGCGCGACAAGGAGCGAAAAAGGTAAAGATGCATGTCATAACTCCCCTACTGCGGATGAGGGATGGATATAA
- a CDS encoding alpha/beta hydrolase, with product MVKDSCEDGNGIWAASLSVWFPKAAYLISKSAAVGGNPSWRRILYSLECPRTFIFGEKSLPDPDIQVLTEHGIQIEIVKDAGHSMAWENPEGLASAISSGILSAK from the coding sequence TTGGTAAAGGACAGCTGTGAAGATGGAAATGGAATATGGGCGGCATCTCTGTCTGTGTGGTTTCCAAAGGCCGCTTATTTGATATCAAAATCGGCTGCAGTGGGAGGAAATCCGTCATGGAGAAGGATATTATATTCTCTGGAATGTCCCAGAACATTTATCTTTGGCGAGAAATCTTTACCTGATCCGGATATACAGGTTCTTACAGAACATGGTATTCAAATAGAAATCGTTAAGGATGCTGGTCATTCCATGGCTTGGGAAAACCCAGAAGGTTTAGCTTCAGCTATCAGTAGCGGAATCCTGTCAGCCAAATAA
- a CDS encoding alpha/beta fold hydrolase produces MIDILIEVTKCLHEDAAYKIKAPFLLLCGDKDASGNIRKIAKPWADSEPNCTFYMISNAGHNSNQDNPGEVNAHIDNYLKQIY; encoded by the coding sequence TTGATTGATATACTAATTGAGGTTACAAAATGCTTACACGAGGATGCTGCATATAAAATTAAAGCTCCATTTCTGCTGCTGTGCGGTGATAAAGACGCATCAGGAAATATACGTAAGATAGCAAAACCATGGGCAGATTCAGAGCCAAACTGTACATTTTATATGATATCAAATGCAGGCCATAATTCGAATCAAGACAATCCGGGTGAAGTAAATGCACATATAGATAACTATCTAAAACAAATTTACTAA
- a CDS encoding DUF6530 family protein encodes MNKDIVMIAGQYDRIDGKNAYKSDIKRLTLGTPALETNKNMKIAAQIWKETVNGKLEISTELPIHQVLDLMIFLSRTLLYFREAYRMPLLYDPNKPAVERIGVQGGVMPVAVCTENPDINEDIQKFSQALGDLGELTGERLRVLSRILEEMEYC; translated from the coding sequence ATGAACAAGGATATCGTAATGATTGCCGGTCAGTATGACCGTATAGATGGAAAAAACGCCTATAAGTCTGACATCAAACGGCTGACGCTGGGTACGCCGGCTTTGGAAACCAACAAGAATATGAAAATTGCAGCGCAAATCTGGAAGGAAACAGTAAACGGTAAATTAGAAATCAGCACTGAACTGCCCATTCACCAGGTGCTTGATCTGATGATTTTTCTAAGCCGCACCCTGCTGTATTTTCGTGAAGCCTACCGGATGCCGCTGTTATACGACCCCAACAAACCGGCTGTAGAACGGATTGGCGTTCAGGGCGGCGTTATGCCGGTCGCTGTCTGTACCGAAAATCCGGATATCAACGAAGACATTCAGAAGTTTTCCCAGGCTTTAGGTGATTTGGGGGAGCTGACCGGGGAACGGCTGCGTGTGCTGTCCCGAATACTTGAAGAAATGGAGTATTGTTAA
- a CDS encoding plasmid pRiA4b ORF-3 family protein translates to MLNEHRPVCIHKDGAFLLDDVGGLSGFADFLETVYESEDKRERDEARTWAKSLGWSEKKIAAKRIL, encoded by the coding sequence GTGCTGAATGAGCACAGGCCGGTTTGCATCCATAAAGACGGAGCATTTTTGCTTGATGATGTGGGCGGATTAAGCGGCTTTGCTGATTTTTTAGAGACTGTTTATGAAAGTGAAGACAAAAGAGAAAGGGATGAGGCTCGGACATGGGCCAAGAGCCTTGGCTGGAGTGAAAAAAAGATTGCGGCTAAAAGGATATTGTAG
- a CDS encoding IS1096 element passenger TnpR family protein, which produces MKNIIRVNKDGITPVYLHLELKDEYLTEDQERMLKRYGESLGGETICRDILIPSDMPLHNLHYAIQKLYGWQNSHLRCFRLPEEVYQKLTGGTVKGWADLVGILPRSAGKRVCFTGRDCLCK; this is translated from the coding sequence ATGAAAAACATAATAAGAGTCAATAAAGATGGAATCACACCGGTTTATCTTCATCTGGAACTGAAAGATGAGTACCTGACGGAAGATCAGGAAAGAATGCTCAAAAGATATGGGGAATCTTTAGGCGGAGAGACTATATGCAGGGATATTCTTATACCATCCGATATGCCGCTTCATAACCTGCACTATGCGATACAAAAACTTTATGGCTGGCAAAATTCACACTTGCGCTGTTTTCGCCTGCCGGAAGAAGTGTATCAAAAATTGACCGGAGGCACCGTAAAAGGCTGGGCGGATTTAGTAGGGATTTTGCCAAGATCTGCTGGAAAGCGGGTTTGTTTCACAGGAAGAGATTGCTTATGCAAGTGA
- a CDS encoding AAA family ATPase — protein MDNQWLLSPARQLTEEEKSLVWQKPVTHIESDAERRICEEVYRNWTRGEMKITNILLEGDAGSGKTQLAKALSAGFGLPYTKVTCFADMDKSDVLGSILPVLPEDENNTEGITYKYYPSEIVRAYENGWLLEIQEPTVIRDAAVLMSLNSALEPDGSINLPTRIVHRHPDFIAVITANRGYNGCRPLNESLRDRVQHSEKMDLPSVEVMTKRAAAKTGCTDEGLLMAFARVIVLLDQTAKANAIKGVAGMRSYFFWVDAVLQGAEAVDALYHKVIYKITTDPDEIVILEQALSKHGVLPELEEISERPIKTNGEVMEIHTEGTIETELSDAVPDDIPAVALRKSADSKGQSNYDAENAADTQSYDNGEDGDPIYHELQQTTDEELEQQRREFRKHLNRQAREMVKGSSHEKVNLIVHRPEATFAHHREYHQIASALMPVIRELVRKTVPLLEHEVSTEFSKSRVYGMKFHAEKLASPDFRYYSQKCPPDEEPSLAVALRIDESASMSAFGRLDAAKQAAVAVYEFCESCKIPMLIYGDTADRSSLERMSLYSYIDCENQALNDKYCLMAIQGHSNNRDGMALRILAEKLMKTPQKTKLLISISDGQPKAMPDYTGETAIADMKGVIQEYSRKGVLFLAAAIGQDKETICDIYGQERFLDITDLRQLPARLVQVIAKYLYQ, from the coding sequence ATGGACAATCAATGGCTTCTGTCGCCTGCCAGACAGTTGACGGAAGAAGAAAAATCCCTTGTCTGGCAAAAGCCTGTCACCCACATCGAGAGTGACGCTGAGCGCCGCATCTGTGAAGAGGTCTATCGGAATTGGACACGGGGCGAAATGAAAATTACAAACATCCTTTTAGAGGGGGATGCCGGCTCCGGCAAGACACAGCTTGCAAAGGCTCTCTCCGCCGGCTTTGGACTGCCCTATACCAAGGTGACCTGTTTTGCGGATATGGACAAATCCGACGTATTAGGTTCTATCCTGCCGGTGCTGCCGGAGGATGAAAACAATACTGAAGGTATAACATACAAATATTATCCGTCAGAAATTGTGCGTGCTTATGAAAACGGCTGGCTGCTGGAAATTCAGGAGCCTACGGTAATTCGTGACGCAGCGGTTTTAATGTCACTTAACTCGGCGCTGGAGCCGGACGGCAGCATCAATCTGCCTACCCGGATTGTCCATCGTCATCCTGATTTTATCGCGGTTATTACCGCAAATCGGGGCTATAATGGCTGCCGCCCGCTGAACGAGTCCCTGCGTGACCGTGTGCAGCACAGCGAAAAGATGGATTTGCCCTCTGTCGAAGTTATGACAAAACGAGCGGCGGCCAAAACCGGCTGTACTGATGAAGGATTGCTGATGGCTTTTGCCCGCGTCATTGTTTTATTGGATCAAACCGCAAAGGCAAACGCCATAAAAGGTGTGGCAGGTATGCGCTCCTATTTTTTCTGGGTGGACGCTGTCCTTCAGGGTGCAGAGGCGGTGGACGCACTATATCACAAGGTTATTTATAAAATCACTACCGACCCCGACGAAATAGTTATTCTGGAACAAGCCTTATCAAAGCATGGGGTGTTGCCGGAACTGGAGGAGATATCGGAACGGCCAATCAAAACCAACGGCGAGGTTATGGAAATCCATACAGAGGGAACTATAGAGACAGAGTTGTCTGACGCTGTGCCGGATGACATCCCGGCGGTTGCTCTGCGAAAATCAGCCGACAGTAAAGGTCAGTCCAATTATGATGCGGAAAACGCCGCAGATACGCAAAGCTACGATAACGGAGAGGACGGAGACCCCATATATCACGAGCTGCAGCAAACAACCGATGAGGAATTGGAGCAGCAAAGGCGGGAGTTTCGCAAGCATCTGAACCGGCAAGCGCGGGAAATGGTAAAGGGCTCTTCCCATGAGAAAGTAAATCTGATTGTTCACAGACCGGAAGCAACCTTTGCCCATCATCGTGAATATCATCAGATTGCATCTGCGCTGATGCCGGTAATCCGGGAGCTGGTGCGAAAAACTGTTCCGCTGTTGGAACACGAAGTATCCACAGAGTTTTCGAAATCCCGTGTTTATGGGATGAAATTCCATGCGGAAAAGCTGGCTTCTCCTGATTTTCGCTACTATTCTCAAAAATGTCCGCCGGATGAGGAGCCTTCTCTTGCGGTTGCACTGCGAATTGACGAATCGGCCTCTATGAGCGCCTTTGGGCGGTTGGATGCCGCAAAGCAGGCGGCTGTCGCAGTTTATGAATTTTGTGAAAGCTGCAAAATACCAATGCTTATTTACGGGGATACGGCAGACCGCTCATCTTTGGAGCGGATGTCGCTTTACTCCTATATCGACTGCGAGAATCAAGCTCTGAACGACAAGTATTGTCTTATGGCGATACAAGGACACAGCAACAACCGGGATGGCATGGCACTGCGTATCCTGGCGGAAAAGCTTATGAAAACGCCGCAAAAGACGAAGCTATTAATCAGCATCAGCGACGGTCAGCCAAAGGCTATGCCGGACTATACCGGTGAGACTGCCATAGCTGATATGAAAGGCGTGATACAGGAATATAGCCGCAAAGGCGTATTGTTTCTGGCTGCTGCCATTGGTCAGGATAAAGAAACCATTTGTGATATTTACGGGCAGGAACGCTTTTTGGACATCACTGATTTACGGCAGCTTCCGGCCCGGTTGGTTCAAGTCATTGCTAAATATCTATATCAATGA
- a CDS encoding helix-turn-helix domain-containing protein, whose protein sequence is MDCAKVGRLIFQLRKEKGLTQQQVADLLNISNKTVSKWECGLGCPDVTLWSELAAVLGADIQKMLEGKLDPNLPDVGKIDKTQFYVCPACGNILTSTGSASISCCGRKLRPLKPVPYTAEHEITVQEMDLDYYISIRHDMMKDHYIAFAAYVLYDRVLLIRLYPEQSAEARIPVMKKGGDLYLYCTKHGLLKYTDLFN, encoded by the coding sequence GTGGACTGCGCCAAGGTCGGGCGTTTAATTTTTCAGCTGCGCAAAGAAAAGGGGCTGACACAGCAGCAGGTTGCGGATTTGCTGAATATCAGCAATAAGACCGTATCCAAATGGGAGTGCGGTTTGGGCTGCCCCGATGTTACGCTATGGTCTGAGCTTGCGGCAGTGCTGGGGGCAGACATTCAAAAAATGCTGGAGGGTAAACTTGATCCCAACCTGCCTGATGTGGGAAAGATTGATAAAACTCAATTCTATGTATGCCCTGCCTGCGGCAACATTCTGACGAGTACAGGAAGCGCCTCCATTTCCTGCTGCGGGCGAAAGCTGCGGCCGTTGAAGCCGGTGCCCTACACTGCAGAACATGAAATTACAGTGCAAGAAATGGACTTAGACTACTATATTTCCATCCGTCATGATATGATGAAAGACCACTATATCGCGTTTGCGGCGTATGTGCTTTACGACAGAGTGCTTCTAATCCGCTTGTATCCGGAGCAAAGTGCGGAAGCCCGTATCCCAGTGATGAAAAAAGGCGGCGACTTATATTTGTATTGCACAAAGCACGGTTTGCTGAAATATACCGATCTTTTTAACTAA
- a CDS encoding DEAD/DEAH box helicase, with product MKQTIKIDIKNLVLKVDNNYDRSKFDMDDWQEYLDILCQDREFQKKAIRTAIIYLASGKYSSINNLLKENFDVNEDIKDNYKSLETLIKSVQLPNMLSGVIDMATGAGKSYVIFGIAHIAMTLGLVKRCLVLCPSPTIADGLTEKFQELITKQSLLNAIPKQYVQKAISIIDANSTVQEGNICVENIHAVYENTGSSIKDSFTKTGADTLVLSDEVHHAYNSSRDKSIKKWKEFITDDAYGFLYHLGFTGTAYRDNDYFADVIYRYSLKEAMAERIVKNISYVAEDTNDGNFEKFQKIYQNHIANKIKYTNITPISIIVTADISKAKGLKEDFVDFLVNTIKEDRKVAEGKVLIVTSDKEHKKNVAILKNVDEKTCGVEWIISVSMLTEGWDVKNVFQIVPWEDRAFNSKLLISQVLGRGLRIPLWATSQPTVTVFNHSSWSKNIKGIVDEILENEISFSSEILSYGERAKYNFTVHNIDYTQEQREKFNDEYEKAETFDWNKPLDLVTQGTTISKNTDYIDAINSQIDTRYYEIKRETVTVDEIATKLVNQLISREREAKLRDIKTDITFGDGKTELEKLPSLDEIKDYIRRCMQNANITGDELTPINVEKINGKFNALLRKKRTSAGYERKANSLVEVSTQNMASSSMVFSKIKSGVTIFYSSDFSKEISGDDLAVFTVLHDELPGKQLKQINIYDFKTPLSVILADQEPERKFVELLLKKQMAQKITAWVKARNVGFYSFQYILKRGSDPKEFNPDFFIKIGDNIIVIETKSDNDIVRENYSKMVDAQKHFKLVNEMLETENSPIRYYFNILSPNSYEDFSKKVIDGTYFNGFNSGIEVALRKQFPNKNDGDG from the coding sequence ATGAAACAGACTATTAAAATTGATATAAAAAACCTTGTGCTTAAAGTAGACAATAATTATGACAGAAGCAAATTTGATATGGACGATTGGCAAGAATATTTAGATATTTTGTGCCAAGATCGAGAGTTTCAAAAGAAGGCAATTAGAACAGCAATAATCTATTTGGCTTCGGGAAAATACAGTTCAATCAACAATTTGTTGAAAGAAAATTTCGATGTTAACGAAGATATAAAGGACAATTATAAATCACTTGAAACATTGATAAAATCTGTTCAACTTCCAAATATGCTTTCCGGCGTTATTGATATGGCAACAGGTGCTGGAAAAAGTTATGTTATATTTGGTATTGCTCATATTGCGATGACACTTGGACTTGTCAAACGCTGTCTCGTTTTATGCCCATCGCCTACTATTGCTGATGGCTTAACTGAAAAGTTTCAGGAACTTATCACTAAACAAAGTTTGCTTAACGCCATTCCAAAACAATATGTACAAAAAGCGATAAGCATTATAGATGCAAACTCTACGGTACAAGAAGGCAACATTTGTGTTGAAAATATTCACGCTGTTTATGAAAATACAGGTTCGTCAATTAAAGACAGTTTCACAAAGACTGGTGCAGACACATTAGTTTTAAGCGACGAAGTCCACCATGCATATAATTCGAGTAGGGACAAGTCAATCAAGAAATGGAAAGAATTTATAACAGACGATGCTTATGGCTTCTTATATCATTTAGGGTTTACAGGAACAGCATATAGGGATAACGACTATTTTGCAGATGTAATTTATAGATATTCGCTTAAAGAAGCAATGGCGGAACGAATTGTTAAGAACATATCTTACGTTGCCGAAGATACAAATGATGGAAATTTTGAGAAATTCCAAAAAATTTATCAAAATCATATCGCAAATAAAATAAAATATACAAACATAACTCCTATTTCAATTATTGTCACGGCGGATATTTCAAAAGCAAAAGGGTTGAAAGAGGATTTTGTGGATTTCCTTGTTAACACAATTAAAGAAGATAGAAAAGTCGCCGAAGGCAAAGTGTTAATTGTAACAAGTGATAAAGAGCACAAGAAAAATGTCGCAATACTTAAAAATGTCGATGAAAAGACTTGCGGTGTTGAATGGATAATTTCGGTTTCAATGCTTACAGAAGGTTGGGATGTAAAAAATGTGTTTCAAATTGTGCCGTGGGAAGATAGAGCGTTTAATTCAAAACTCTTAATCTCTCAAGTTTTAGGACGTGGCTTGCGTATCCCTCTCTGGGCAACAAGCCAACCTACCGTGACGGTTTTCAACCACTCGTCTTGGAGCAAAAATATAAAAGGGATAGTGGATGAAATCTTAGAAAATGAAATTTCGTTTTCAAGCGAAATTTTATCATATGGCGAAAGAGCAAAATACAACTTTACAGTTCATAATATTGATTATACCCAAGAACAACGTGAGAAGTTTAATGATGAGTATGAAAAAGCGGAAACTTTTGATTGGAACAAGCCGTTAGACTTAGTTACACAAGGAACGACTATATCAAAAAACACTGACTACATCGATGCTATCAATAGTCAAATAGATACTCGTTATTATGAAATCAAAAGAGAAACTGTTACCGTAGATGAAATTGCAACAAAATTGGTAAATCAACTAATAAGCCGCGAAAGAGAAGCAAAACTGCGTGATATAAAGACGGACATTACTTTTGGCGATGGGAAAACGGAATTAGAAAAACTGCCTTCGCTTGACGAAATTAAGGATTATATACGTCGTTGTATGCAAAATGCCAACATTACAGGCGATGAGCTTACGCCAATAAATGTTGAAAAAATTAACGGCAAATTTAATGCTTTATTAAGAAAGAAGCGAACAAGTGCTGGCTATGAGCGTAAAGCTAATAGTTTAGTTGAAGTTTCAACACAAAACATGGCAAGCTCTTCAATGGTATTTTCAAAAATAAAAAGTGGTGTAACAATCTTCTATTCAAGCGATTTTAGCAAAGAAATATCAGGCGATGACTTGGCTGTTTTTACTGTTTTGCATGACGAATTGCCGGGCAAGCAATTAAAACAAATTAACATCTATGATTTCAAAACCCCTTTAAGTGTTATTTTGGCAGACCAAGAACCCGAAAGAAAATTTGTTGAACTTTTGCTAAAAAAACAAATGGCACAAAAAATAACTGCATGGGTAAAGGCACGCAATGTTGGGTTCTATTCTTTCCAATACATCTTGAAACGTGGGAGCGATCCAAAAGAATTTAACCCGGATTTCTTTATTAAAATAGGGGATAACATCATTGTCATTGAAACAAAATCAGATAATGATATCGTTAGAGAAAATTATTCTAAGATGGTTGACGCTCAAAAGCATTTCAAGTTAGTCAATGAGATGCTTGAAACTGAGAATAGCCCGATTAGATATTACTTCAATATACTTTCACCTAATTCTTATGAAGATTTTTCAAAGAAGGTGATTGACGGCACTTATTTTAATGGCTTTAACAGTGGCATCGAAGTTGCTCTGCGCAAACAATTTCCCAACAAAAATGATGGAGACGGTTGA
- a CDS encoding alpha/beta fold hydrolase has product MKEYLIYKTGYIMRYHDFPGEDIPILFIHGLGCAGSFDYPEVAAQDSLKNHRRILVDLLGAGYSGKPNDFTYTVEDHARYLQEFISSLNLGPFILFGHSLGGAVALALADKCRDRLHQIILSESNWIKAPRVPQVSTLLILKCKTLSIENLTSW; this is encoded by the coding sequence ATGAAAGAATATTTAATTTATAAAACTGGTTATATAATGCGTTATCATGATTTCCCCGGTGAGGATATACCAATCCTTTTTATCCATGGACTTGGTTGTGCAGGTTCATTTGATTATCCGGAAGTTGCAGCACAGGATTCTTTAAAGAATCATCGCCGTATTCTCGTGGATCTTTTAGGTGCCGGTTACAGTGGCAAGCCCAATGATTTTACCTATACCGTCGAAGATCATGCAAGATATCTGCAGGAATTTATCAGTTCTTTAAATCTTGGGCCTTTTATTTTGTTTGGGCATAGTTTAGGCGGAGCTGTTGCTCTTGCTTTGGCTGATAAATGTCGAGATAGACTTCATCAAATTATTTTAAGTGAATCAAACTGGATAAAAGCTCCGAGGGTTCCACAAGTAAGTACATTGCTGATTTTGAAATGCAAGACTTTGTCAATCGAAAATTTGACAAGTTGGTAA